A single window of Vespula pensylvanica isolate Volc-1 chromosome 23, ASM1446617v1, whole genome shotgun sequence DNA harbors:
- the LOC122636678 gene encoding D-amino-acid oxidase: MRVAIVGAGVIGLTSALALKETFPKYQVTIFSTVFTPNTTGDGSAGLWGPFLLGDTPKEDIFKWAGKTHRLFENFWRTGLAKETGLCLVPITRVTSENDTNETPWFKLVYGIHSLTTDELKKLNEEHKSNYVNGWHFVTYTCEPTRFLPWLTNKFLALGGELKRRTIRDLGELIDDGYEIVINCSGLGARELVNDDTVTAVRGQVSRVKAPWVMHSFLVDDNNCYYVIPNTNTVVLGGTHQEGDYDLKVREKDTKFIYEGCHRILPSLKKAEILRSWVGLRPGRPKVRLEAEILESRTNGKKCHVIHNYGHGGAGLTLSWGCALDVVEIVRSIDRNGIQHSKL, translated from the exons atgcgcGTTGCAATCGTTGGAGCTGGTGTTATCGGTTTGACGAGCGCATTGGCGttgaaagaaacttttccGAAATATCAAGTGACCATTTTTTCCACAGTGTTTACACCAAACACAACGGGTGATGGTAGCGCAGGCCTATGGGGACCATTTTTACTCGGCGATACCCCCAAAGAAGATATTTT caAATGGGCAGGAAAGACGCACCGTTTGTTTGAAAACTTTTGGAGAACTGGCCTAGCCAAGGAAACTGGTCTATGCCTTGTGCCGATAACTCGTGTGACCAGTGAAAACGATACGAACGAAACACCATGGTTTAAATTGGTCTATGGTATTCATTCTTTAACTAccgacgaattaaaaaaattaaacgaggAACATAAAAGCAATTATGT AAATGGATGGCATTTCGTGACGTATACCTGCGAGCCTACTCGTTTTTTACCTTGGCTAACGAACAAATTTCTCGCATTGGGTGGTGAATTAAAGAGAAGAACTATTCGTGACTTAGGTGAATTGATCGACGATGGCTatgaaattgttataaattgcAGTGGTCTTGGAGCACGAGAACTTGTCAATGACGACACTGTCACAGCAGTGAGAGGTCAAGTTTCTAGG GTAAAGGCACCATGGGTGATGCATTCTTTCCTAGTGGACGATAACAATTGCTATTACGTTATACCAAa TACAAACACCGTCGTCTTAGGAGGTACTCATCAAGAAGGGGATTACGATCTTAAAgtacgagaaaaagatacaaaattcATTTACGAAGGATGTCATCGTATTCTTCCATCTTTAAAG AAAGCTGAGATATTAAGATCATGGGTCGGTCTTCGACCTGGAAGACCAAAAGTTCGTTTGGAAGCAGAAATTTTAGAGTCCAGAACAAACGGTAAAAAGTGTCAC GTGATACATAATTACGGTCATGGTGGTGCCGGTCTTACTTTGAGCTGGGGATGTGCATTGGACGTCGTTGAAATTGTTCGaagtatcgatcgaaatgGAATACAACATTCGAAAttgtaa
- the LOC122636665 gene encoding tubulin polyglutamylase TTLL13P-like yields MNILESINKHNITVVNEPKIRANTFSRILREIDYEELGESICNKNYSKTVFQGPLKNHTIENEKVILCAESDTESRKTNAESAKTKKKKKRRYLTICTSNCKYDVVRRVAARFGMKEVTEDSSWNLYWTDLSVSIERAKDMKRYQKVNHFPGMTEICRKDLLARNLNRMLKLFPKDYNFFPKTWCFPADHGDAIAYSKIRRAKTYIIKPDTGCQGRGIYLTKNLKDIKPSERMICQVYISRPYLIDGYKFDLRIYTLITSCDPLRIYVYNDGLARFATSRYKEPTGHNTSNVFMHLTNYAVNKHSRMYIVDEEIGSKRKISTLLKWLKVKDIKVDDLWNKIDEIIIKTILAAHPVLKHSYRTCFPTHDRTYACFELLGFDILLDWKLRPYLLEVNHSPSFHTDAQIDKDVKESLLTDTFEMLNLQQCDKKKIIEEDRRRVRDRLLQGVILKDFSSNNDNTMMGLLKSEKTEQDYIERQFKWEDDHVGNFRRIYPSINDEKYQQFFKQNGTTVFQETVASRAREEASKIHKEENEIKIKEQDNKKTNGKWIDQKPIPESPMVGQKNNNKRLEHKSFTYLKKIIPQRPLSKNSDKVLSSFEPEIISESEERERVTALAQRDFLLRSYGILEQIYMAMKQNGTLRDKDVKKYGVYGRLSLKNEKNLFRERASFGMSRSNVKSS; encoded by the exons ATGAACATCCTTGAAAGTATcaataaacataatattacGGTAGTGAACGAGCCCAAAATTCGTGCCAAtacattttcaagaattttacGTGAAATTGATTATGAAGAATTAGGCGAATCGATTtgtaataagaattattctAAAACTGTTTTTCAAGGTCCATTGAAAAATCAtacgatagaaaatgaaaaag TTATTTTATGTGCCGAAAGTGACACCGAATCGAGAAAGACTAATGCTGAAAGtgcgaaaacgaagaagaaaaagaaacgaag ATACTTAACTATTTGCACTAGTAATTGCAAATACGACGTAGTCAGACGCGTAGCAGCACGATTTGGAATGAAGGAAGTGACCGAAGACAGTAGTTGGAATCTTTACTGGACCGATCTAAGTGTCAGTATCGAACGTGCAAAAGATATGAAAAGGTATCAAAAGGTCAATCATTTTCCTGGAATGACGGAAATATGTCGAAAGGATTTACTTGCCAGAAATCTCAATCGCATGTTGAAACTCTTTCCAaaggattataatttttttccaaaaactTGGTGCTTTCCTGCGGA tCACGGCGATGCCATTGCTTACTCGAAAATACGTCGAGCAAAGACTTACATAATCAAACCAGATACTGGCTGTCAAGGACGTGGGATTTATTTAAccaaaaatttgaaagatattaaacCAAGCGAACGTATGATCTGCCAAGTCTACATTTCCAGG ccATATTTGATAGACGGATATAAGTTCGATCTGCGTATCTACACATTGATAACATCATGCGATCCTCTTCGAATATATGTTTACAATGATGGCCTAGCAAG atTTGCTACGAGTAGATACAAGGAACCAACTGGTCACAACACATCGAACGTTTTCATGCACTTAACTAATTATGCTGTTAACAAACATAGTCGTATGTACATCGTTGACGAAGAGATAGGTAGCAAAAG AAAGATCTCGACTTTGTTGAAATGGTTAAAAGTTAAGGATATCAAAGTTGACGATCTATGGAATAAGATCGACGAGATTATTATCAAAACTATATTAGCTGCTCATCCTGTTCTAAAACATAGTTATCGTACTTGTTTCCCAACGCACGATAGAACCTACGCGTGCTTCGAACTTTTAGGATTCGACATTTTACTCGATTGGAAACTGAGACCATATCTTTTGGAA gtCAATCATTCGCCAAGTTTTCACACAGACGCACAAATCGACAAGGACGTCAAGGAATCGCTTTTGACCGACACCTTCGAAATGTTGAATCTTCAACAatgcgataaaaagaaaatcatagaggaagatagaagacGCGTTAGGGACAGATTACTTCAAGGTGTAATCTTGAAAGATTTCag CTCGAACAATGATAACACCATGATGGGCTTGTTGAAATCGGAAAAAACTGAACAGGATTACATAGAGAGACAATTTAAATGGGAGGACGATCATGTCGGTAATTTTCGTCGAATATATCCGTCCATTAACGACGAGAaatatcaacaattttttaaacagaATGGCACCACAGTATTCCAAGAGACCGTGGCGTCTCGTGCACGGGAGGAAGCGTCTAAAATTcataaagaagagaacgaa attaaaataaaagagcaggataataaaaagacCAACGGCAAGTGGATCGATCAGAAACCGATTCCGGAAAGTCCGATGGTTGgacaaaagaataataacaaacgTTTGGAACATAAGTCTTTCACTTATTTGAAGAAGATTATACCA CAAAGGCCATTATCAAAAAATTCGGACAAAGTACTGTCCTCCTTCGAACCTGAGATAATATCAGAGtccgaagaaagagaaagggtaaCTGCCCTAGCTCAAcgtgattttcttttaagaagtTATGGTATACTGGAACAGATTTACATGGCTATGAAACAGAACGGTACACTTAGGGACAAagacgttaaaaaatatggtGTCTATGGGAGGTTATCGctgaagaatgaaaaaaatctattccGCGAAAGAGCATCGTTTGGCATGTCAAGAAGCAACGTTaaatcatcataa
- the LOC122636673 gene encoding protein pygopus has product MSHNIAGMPPFARMPLGGMGMGVSMGPSAPHPETSAHPHPPPPPPAGANPKKKRRTNASVAQPPPQQPPTAQDLLPPPLTGYGDTIVASNPFDDTPPQTTQSPMMHGGPPHMHPHHPHHMGGPPMRGMSPLTSIGGMSPMMPHNMGSMSPMGNSPMTNHMNHMGGMSPMNHTPIGGISPMNNMGPNMPPGPMNTMNNHMNMSHMGNSQLSGPPMGSPMNNMNSGPMGSPMNNMGHSMGSPMGGPLGSPMNTMGGSNHMPNGPMNMNNMNSHIPPNSPLNGPSINNVNVNSPLGHNGSQPHPNHMGNNLSNIGRPMNGPMTTMSSMVSNNMNMSGPSQMNNINMGGPPMNNMSNMNMSHHNQMGHMPGPMGTISSNIGGGPPMGHAINMGGSMPPHGFQGPPGMGPKPMPVSAGKIYPPDQAMVFNPQNPNAPPIYPCGVCHKEVHDNDQAIPCESGCNFWFHRGCTGLSETAFQLLTAEIYAEWVCDKCLQSKSIPLVKFKP; this is encoded by the exons ATGAGCCACAATATTGCAGGCATGCCACCCTTCGCGAGGATGCCTTTGGGGGGTATGGGAATGGGTGTGAGCATGGGTCCTAGTGCCCCGCATCCTGAAACTTCTGCTCACCCCCATCCTCCGCCGCCACCACCTGCCGGTGCCAATCCTAAGAAAAAAAGGCGTACCAATGCCAGCGTAGCACAGCCACCCCCGCAACAACCTCCAACTGCGCAG GATTTACTACCTCCACCATTAACCGGTTATGGGGACACGATAGTCGCGAGTAATCCGTTCGACGACACGCCCCCTCAAACCACTCAAAGTCCCATGATGCACGGCGGTCCACCACATATGCATCCTCATCATCCTCATCATATGGGTGGACCGCCGATGCGTGGTATGAGTCCTCTTACTTCTATTGGCGGTATGAGTCCTATGATGCCACACAATATGGGTAGTATGAGCCCGATGGGAAATTCACCTATGACAAATCACATGAACCACATGGGTGGGATGTCTCCTATGAATCATACGCCTATAGGCGGTATAAGTCCTATGAACAATATGGGACCGAACATGCCGCCTGGCCCAATGAATACGATGAATAATCATATGAATATGAGTCATATGGGAAATTCTCAATTAAGCGGTCCACCTATGGGCAGTCCGATGAATAACATGAACAGTGGACCCATGGGTAGTCCTATGAATAATATGGGACATAGTATGGGAAGTCCTATGGGTGGTCCGTTAGGATCACCCATGAACACCATGGGTGGATCGAATCATATGCCAAACGGACCGATGAACATGAACAATATGAATAGCCATATACCACCTAATAGTCCTTTAAACGGTCCCTCTATAAACAACGTCAATGTCAACAGTCCGTTAGGACATAATGGATCTCAACCACATCCGAATCATATGGGAAATAATCTTAGTAATATAGGAAGACCTATGAACGGTCCTATGACTACCATGAGCTCCATGGTCTCGAATAACATGAACATGAGTGGGCCGAGTCAAATGAACAATATCAATATGGGTGGTCCTCCGATGAACAACATGTCCAATATGAATATGAGCCATCATAATCAAATGGGACACATGCCAGGACCAATGGGTACGATTTCCAGCAATATAGGAGGTGGTCCACCTATGGGTCATGCCATAAATATGGGAGGATCTATGCCACCTCACGGATTTCAAGGTCCACCAGGAATGGGTCCAAAACCGATGCCTGTTTCTGCAGGAAAA ATTTATCCTCCGGATCAAGCTATGGTATTTAACCCACAAAATCCTAATGCGCCACCGATTTATCCTTGTGGAGTTTGCCATAAAGAGGTGCACGATAACGATCAAGCAATTCCTTGTGAATCTGGTTGTAATTTTTGGTTTCATAG GGGATGCACAGGATTGTCGGAGACAGCCTTTCAACTGTTAACTGCAGAAATTTATGCCGAGTGGGTGTGTGATAAGTGCTTGCAATCGAAAAGCATACCTTTGGTTAAGTTTAAACCATAA
- the LOC122636689 gene encoding ejaculatory bulb-specific protein 3-like, which translates to MGLTIKIILLSICILISNAESNDEQQSGRSRVSEDQLNMALSDQRYLRRQLKCALGEAPCDPVGRRLKSLAPLVLRGSCPQCTPEETRQIKKVLSHIQRSFPKEWSKVVQQYAGVS; encoded by the exons ATGGGCTTGACAATCAAG ATTATCTTACTTTCCATATGTATATTGATCTCTAACGCGGAATCAAACGACGAACAACAGTCTGGAAGATCTCGTGTCTCTGAAGATCAATTGAACATGGCTTTGAGCGACCAACGTTACTTGAGAAGACAACTGAAGTGTGCTTTGGGCGAGGCACCCTGCGATCCTGTTGGAAGACGCTTgaaaa GTTTGGCACCACTGGTTTTGAGAGGTTCTTGTCCACAGTGTACCCCAGAGGAGACGCGTCAAATCAAAAAGGTCCTTTCTCACATTCAAAGATCCTTCCCGAAGGAATGGTCGAAGGTTGTACAACAATACGCTGGCGTCTCGTAG